The Saccharopolyspora gregorii genomic interval TGCGGACGATCGGCTACTACGCGGGCGATTCCGCGCACTGCGACGACGTGATCGGCGATGGGAAGGCCACCAAGAACCGGCCCATCCAGGAGATCGCGAAGGACTTCGCCAACCACATCCACGCGAACTACACGGCGAAGGGGAAGCAGGTCGACATCGTCGCGCACTCGATGGGCGGGTTGATCACCCGCGTCGCGATCCTCGGTGCCCGGGAGGGCTGGAGCGGGTTCCCGTCGGAGGTGGACGTGCGCAACGTCGTCACCCTCGGCACCCCGCACCAGGGATTGCGCGACGGCTGCACCGAGGACGAGTTCGAGGCGAAGAAGTGCAGCAGGCAATGGCACCAGATGACGCCGACGAAGGACGGCGGCTCCGGGTTCATCGACAAGCTGCACGAATCCGCGAAGGGGAAGGCCGACCGCGGTCTGGACGACCCGTGGGCGAAGGGCATCGACTGGAGCCTCGCCGGGTCCACTGAGGACGGAACCGTCTCGTACCACTCCGCGATCGACAAGGGGTACTTCGCGCACCAGAAGTACGGCTTCGACGAGGACCTCGACGGCGACGGGTCGAACGAGTGCTCCGACCCGGAGATCAGCCACGGCGCGCTGCGCTCCACCAAGGGAGCCGGCGGGTTCTGCCTGCGCTACTGGCACCACGGTGCCGGCGGCGGGCCGCACACCACGGAGAACGGCTGGTCCCCGCTGAAGGTGGCGTTCAAGGCCGCCACGCACATCGGTGACGACCTGCCGAAGTGACTCCCGGGCCGTGGCGCGGACTCGATCTCCGCGCCACGGCCGGGATTCCGGGTGCTCGCGCCGGGCGGCGTCACCGCACCGGGGCCCGGTGGTCGGCCGCGCGCAGCCCCAGCAGGTCGTCGGTGTCGCCGAGGTCGTGCAGCCGCCACACCGGCATCCGCACCGCTGAGCGCACCCCCGGTTCGGGGTCCAGCAGCTCGCGGCGGCGCAACATCCGGTGCAGGTGCTCGGCCGGATCGACCCCGCCCTCCGGCCCCCGGTCCAGCAGCACCGACAGCGGCACCCCGCCGTCGGAGATCGACGCGTCCACCCGGTGGCCGTTCAGCACCTGGTCCAGCTGCACCGACATCCCCGGCAGCAGCTCGTGCAGCCGCCGCTGGTGGACGTCCGGTTCGGGCGCGCGGTGCCCGCGGCGCGCGGCCGCGAGCAGATTCGCGCCGATGCCGTGGCGCCCTTCCCAGAACGTCGC includes:
- a CDS encoding esterase/lipase family protein, yielding MVSRRWRGAAAALAAGLVLSIPATAQAVDDLGAAPAAEQPTMLLVHGFNSDPPTSCNSSTWKTALEYYQDAGGRDRGSLRTIGYYAGDSAHCDDVIGDGKATKNRPIQEIAKDFANHIHANYTAKGKQVDIVAHSMGGLITRVAILGAREGWSGFPSEVDVRNVVTLGTPHQGLRDGCTEDEFEAKKCSRQWHQMTPTKDGGSGFIDKLHESAKGKADRGLDDPWAKGIDWSLAGSTEDGTVSYHSAIDKGYFAHQKYGFDEDLDGDGSNECSDPEISHGALRSTKGAGGFCLRYWHHGAGGGPHTTENGWSPLKVAFKAATHIGDDLPK